A window of Castanea sativa cultivar Marrone di Chiusa Pesio chromosome 1, ASM4071231v1 contains these coding sequences:
- the LOC142609170 gene encoding uncharacterized protein LOC142609170: MDECPLSLPGNSPSMPNVQAPQSQYDSIEADGQSEIVNVPIDVEDDEDDEDYNLSDFSESDDDIIEDFGMEDDGINRAIGGKQLEGVWNGEGDQIMGIVMS, from the coding sequence ATGGATGAATGTCCACTGTCACTCCCTGGAAATTCACCTTCTATGCCAAATGTACAAGCCCCTCAATCCCAATATGATTCTATTGAGGCTGATGGCCAATCTGAAATTGTTAATGTTCCAATTGATGTGGAGGATGACGAGGATGACGAAGATTACAATTTGAGTGATTTTTCTGAATCTGATGATGATATAATTGAAGATTTTGGTATGGAGGATGATGGAATCAATAGAGCTATTGGAGGCAAGCAACTTGAGGGAGTTTGGAATGGTGAAGGAGATCAGATCATGGGGATAGTGATGAGTTAA